From Fundulus heteroclitus isolate FHET01 chromosome 14, MU-UCD_Fhet_4.1, whole genome shotgun sequence, the proteins below share one genomic window:
- the LOC105917673 gene encoding uncharacterized protein LOC105917673 translates to MEIVSGTIESQQADAVVSPMVFHDPLSTRVGTIICEVIDPQLTERVVQESREETIPGDFVLVKDLIGVPFGAVFFLNLVPWDEEENGTAVQVLRLGLNKILTSCEREGFESVALPALGAGIALRFPIALVARVLQEELCKFEQERSTSAPVQVRIVLHPKDEDACQIFKSVQEDMKYNRCTENDLESGLNLGSSTKRIVLLGKTGYGKSNVANTILGEDAFTVYHSPNSGTHSCHSETRTVNGRRLTLIDTPGFFDTDRTDEDLKPEVMRCLTECAPGPHVFLIVLKVDKFTKHEQQVVTQIREHFSDDALKYAVIVFTHGGQLPEGMKIEEFVHQNKNLSNLVKMCGSRCHVFDSKHWNGEKQDVYRSNQFQLEAFLQTIDKMIEEKHGSYYTNDVLQHVEEKIQEQEKQIQEVSEYLPPQEIRKQAKSFVSEEFRIQLAGITTGAMLGAFFGVATLVEVVLKVVKNPADITKHVRTLTSKAPAVAAAAAAGTEVAAVAVGVAAGVTTLTVATAGGIRGGIIGCEASKEAKTPMEAMQKTVEAIKEKRNT, encoded by the exons ATGGAGATTGTTTCAGGGACCATTGAGAGCCAGCAG GCAGACGCAGTGGTATCTCCCATGGTCTTCCACGATCCTCTGTCCACCCGAGTTGGAACTATTATCTGTGAAGTAATAGATCCTCAGCTGACTGAGAGGGTCGTACAGGAATCAAGAGAGGAAACGATACCTGGTGATTTCGTACTCGTGAAAGACTTGATTGGAGTTCCTTTTGGTGCTGTGTTCTTCCTCAACCTTGTGCCGTGGGATGAAGAAGAGAATGGAACTGCAGTTCAG GTACTCCGCCTGGGCCTCAACAAAATCCTGACTTCCTGTGAGAGAGAAGGTTTTGAATCTGTAGCCCTACCTGCACTCGGTGCTGGTATTGCCCTTCGTTTTCCAATTGCTCTGGTAGCAAGGGTTTTACAGGAGGAGCTCTGTAAATTTGAACAGGAGAGAAGCACGAGCGCACCAGTCCAGGTTCGCATTGTTCTGCACCCCAAAGATGAGGATGCTTGTCAG ATCTTCAAGTCTGTCCAAGAAGATATGAAATACAACAGATGCACTGAAAATGACCTGGAGAGTGGCCTTAATTTGG gCTCCAGTACAAAGAGGATTGTTCTGCTCGGGAAAACCGGATATGGAAAAAGCAACGTAGCTAACACCATTCTGGGGGAGGACGCTTTTACTGTATATCATTCTCCGAACTCAGGAACACATTCATGTCATTCAGAGACAAGAACAGTCAATGGGAGACGCCTAACTTTGATCGACACACCCGGTTTCTTCGACACCGACAGGACTGATGAGGATTTGAAGCCTGAAGTAATGCGTTGCCTCACAGAGTGTGCTCCTGGACCACACGTCTTTCTTATTGTGCTTAAAGTGGACAAATTCACAAAGCACGAGCAACAAGTCGTCACTCAAATCCGCGAGCATTTCTCCGACGATGCTTTAAAATATGCTGTAATCGTCTTCACTCATGGTGGCCAGCTCCCAGAAGGGATGAAAATCGAAGAATTTGTCCATCAGAACAAGAATCTGAGCAATCTGGTGAAGATGTGTGGAAGTCGGTGCCATGTCTTTGATAGTAAACACTGGAATGGAGAAAAGCAAGATGTTTACAGGAGCAACCAGTTCCAGTTGGAGGCATTCCTTCAAACAATAGACAAGATGATTGAGGAAAAACATGGATCCTACTACACCAACGATGTTCTGCAGCATGTCGAAGAAAAGATCCAAGAGCAAGAAAAGCAGATTCAAGAGGTCTCAGAATATTTACCCCCACAGGAGATCAGAAAACAGGCTAAAAGCTTTGTGTCAGAGGAATTTAGGATCCAGCTAGCAGGTATTACCACTGGTGCTATGTTGGGGGCCTTTTTTGGAGTGGCAACGTTAGTGGAAGTTGTTTTGAAAGTTGTGAAGAATCCAGCCGACATCACAAAACACGTGAGAACTCTAACATCAAAGGCACCCGCAgtggctgcagcagctgcagcaggaacTGAGGTGGCAGCTGTGGCTGTTGGGGTGGCAGCAGGTGTTACCACACTAACTGTGGCTACTGCGGGAGGAATACGTGGCGGAATCATTGGATGTGAAGCATCGAAAGAAGCAAAAACACCAATGGAGGCAATGCAGAAAACCGTTGAAGCCAtcaaggaaaaaagaaatacg